The following are encoded together in the Parabacteroides chongii genome:
- a CDS encoding uroporphyrinogen decarboxylase family protein gives MKIDMKNWIASVIASPQRVAVPIMTHSGIELLGYTVNDAVTNGEVHYQAIKVLSEKYPSEASSVIMDLTVEAEAFGAEIYFSENEVPSVVGRLVSTPEEIEKLEIPSLDTARLPEYIKANRLVAAEATKPVLAGCIGPYSLAGRLYDMSEIMMAMYIDPDSIKLLLSKCTEFITKYCQALKEAGANGVLIAEPAAGLLSNDACMEFSSLYVKQIVDKVQDDFFSVILHNCGNTGQCTEAMVYTGAAGYHFGNGIDMVSALNDCPKDALVMGNIDPVSVLKMASSQQVYEQTMQLLTDTAAYPNFVLSSGCDTPPEIPFANIEMFYQSLNDYNSTLK, from the coding sequence ATGAAAATAGACATGAAAAACTGGATAGCATCCGTTATTGCTTCTCCGCAACGGGTGGCTGTCCCTATAATGACTCATTCCGGTATTGAATTGCTAGGATATACTGTTAATGATGCAGTTACAAACGGTGAAGTACATTATCAGGCGATTAAAGTTTTATCAGAGAAATACCCTTCAGAAGCATCTTCCGTTATAATGGATCTGACAGTTGAGGCTGAGGCTTTTGGTGCTGAAATCTATTTTTCGGAAAATGAAGTTCCGAGTGTTGTAGGGCGCTTGGTGTCAACTCCGGAAGAAATAGAGAAGTTGGAAATTCCTTCATTAGATACAGCTCGTCTGCCGGAATATATCAAGGCCAATCGGCTAGTGGCAGCAGAAGCAACCAAGCCCGTCTTGGCTGGATGTATCGGACCCTATTCTTTAGCCGGAAGACTATATGATATGTCTGAGATTATGATGGCTATGTATATCGATCCGGATAGTATTAAGTTGTTGTTATCTAAATGTACGGAGTTTATAACAAAATATTGCCAGGCTTTAAAAGAGGCTGGGGCAAACGGGGTGTTAATTGCAGAACCGGCAGCAGGCTTATTGTCGAATGATGCATGTATGGAGTTCTCTTCCTTGTATGTAAAACAGATCGTTGATAAAGTTCAGGATGATTTCTTCTCCGTCATTTTGCATAACTGTGGAAATACGGGACAATGTACTGAAGCAATGGTTTATACAGGTGCTGCAGGCTATCATTTTGGAAATGGAATCGATATGGTCTCTGCTTTGAATGATTGTCCGAAAGATGCATTAGTTATGGGTAATATTGATCCTGTTTCAGTTTTGAAAATGGCATCTTCTCAGCAGGTGTATGAGCAGACTATGCAATTGTTGACAGACACGGCTGCATACCCGAATTTTGTATTATCATCGGGATGTGATACTCCGCCTGAGATCCCTTTTGCGAATATAGAGATGTTTTACCAGTCATTAAATGACTATAACTCAACGTTAAAATGA
- a CDS encoding uroporphyrinogen decarboxylase family protein yields the protein MKSMNSLERCMAVLNGETPDRLPIVPQCFMLAVETAGLKISDVNRNGRKMAQAHIISQEKYGYDGCVIDFDDATIAEAVGAKVIYREDEPAIVDEEQPVLKDLRDVYDMPIPDPASSGRLNEWLEATRTLSEAIGDHVFIMGRADQGPFSIACLLRGTTQFMMDLLTEDKQLIDDVLEYCRKISAVFAKAQKDAGAHVTSIGDAFAGPNLISPDMYRQFALIPEQKLAKEVQDYGIPFSIHICGNTNGIIQDMGTTGAKILEVDWMLDIKEARRLVPEDTVLMGNIDPSSPLVIGTPSDVDAAVKRLIEATKGKRHIISSGCAMGRNTPPENFKAFIEAAHRYGSYEEIMKLQNL from the coding sequence ATGAAAAGTATGAATTCATTGGAACGCTGCATGGCCGTTCTAAACGGGGAAACCCCTGACAGATTACCGATTGTCCCTCAATGTTTCATGCTAGCTGTCGAGACAGCCGGTCTGAAGATTAGCGACGTGAATAGAAACGGCCGTAAAATGGCTCAAGCACATATCATTTCGCAAGAAAAGTACGGATATGACGGATGTGTTATCGATTTTGATGATGCCACTATTGCTGAAGCTGTTGGTGCTAAGGTCATTTATCGTGAGGATGAACCGGCTATTGTTGACGAAGAACAGCCGGTATTGAAAGACTTACGGGATGTCTATGATATGCCGATCCCTGATCCGGCGAGTTCCGGTCGTCTGAACGAGTGGTTGGAAGCGACACGTACGTTGTCTGAAGCTATTGGGGATCATGTATTTATCATGGGACGTGCCGATCAGGGTCCTTTCAGTATTGCTTGCCTGTTAAGAGGAACGACTCAATTCATGATGGATTTATTGACTGAAGACAAACAACTTATAGATGATGTATTGGAGTATTGTCGGAAAATCAGTGCCGTATTTGCCAAAGCACAAAAAGACGCAGGAGCTCATGTAACATCTATCGGGGATGCTTTTGCCGGTCCAAATCTGATTTCCCCGGACATGTACCGCCAATTTGCCTTGATCCCGGAACAGAAACTGGCTAAAGAGGTGCAGGATTACGGTATTCCTTTCTCTATCCATATTTGTGGTAATACTAATGGAATTATTCAAGATATGGGAACGACAGGAGCCAAGATACTGGAGGTTGACTGGATGCTTGATATCAAAGAAGCCAGAAGATTAGTACCGGAAGATACTGTCTTAATGGGAAATATCGATCCCAGTAGTCCGCTCGTTATTGGGACACCTTCCGACGTAGATGCCGCTGTCAAAAGATTGATAGAAGCAACAAAGGGCAAACGTCATATTATTAGTTCCGGATGTGCAATGGGACGTAATACGCCTCCTGAAAACTTCAAGGCTTTTATTGAAGCAGCACATCGTTATGGGTCTTATGAAGAAATTATGAAATTACAAAATCTATAA
- a CDS encoding MFS transporter has product MNTIIFKLIPVLFAFFIMGFVDIVGVSTSYVKQDFELNDTLANLLPMLVFIWFAICSLPTSLLMGRIGRKKTVLCSLGITSISLLIPLVYYSFATVLLAFTLLGIGNTVLQVSLNPLLLNVVAKDKFTSTLTLGQFIKAISSTLGPVIASAMVGIWGNWHLIFVVYAITSCLSCLWLAMTPITEMPNTQAGQNIGHIFSLFHNSKLIIAFSVILLIVGFEIGLMTAVPKYLSEQCGLPIEKGSLGCSLYFAARTLGTFLGTFILARYSAGKFLTINMILAIVVFAVFMLVSDTTILLIALFLIGLSCANVFPIIFSQAIQSEPDKANEISALMIMGVAGGAILPVIMGLVADNSSQLVSLLIPFGALIYILIVSIQQNKTHKNIQI; this is encoded by the coding sequence ATGAACACAATCATCTTTAAACTAATACCCGTCTTGTTTGCTTTTTTTATAATGGGTTTTGTAGATATTGTTGGTGTTTCCACAAGCTATGTAAAACAAGATTTCGAATTGAATGACACGTTGGCAAACCTATTGCCTATGTTGGTTTTTATTTGGTTTGCGATATGTTCTTTACCGACCAGTTTACTAATGGGGCGAATCGGAAGGAAAAAAACAGTATTATGCAGTTTAGGTATAACAAGTATATCGTTGTTGATTCCATTGGTTTATTATTCTTTTGCTACGGTTCTTTTAGCTTTTACTTTATTGGGAATTGGAAATACGGTATTGCAGGTCTCTCTGAATCCTTTATTGTTGAATGTTGTAGCTAAAGACAAATTTACCAGCACATTGACACTAGGGCAATTTATCAAAGCAATATCGTCTACTTTGGGACCGGTTATTGCCAGCGCAATGGTTGGTATTTGGGGAAATTGGCATTTGATTTTTGTAGTATATGCTATTACATCTTGTTTGTCTTGTTTGTGGCTGGCTATGACTCCGATAACAGAAATGCCAAATACGCAAGCTGGTCAGAATATTGGACATATTTTCTCTTTATTCCACAACTCAAAGTTGATAATTGCTTTCTCTGTGATTCTATTGATAGTCGGTTTTGAGATAGGGTTGATGACAGCAGTTCCTAAATATTTATCAGAACAATGTGGTCTTCCCATAGAAAAGGGAAGTCTAGGTTGCAGTTTGTATTTTGCTGCTCGTACATTGGGAACATTTTTAGGGACATTCATCTTGGCTCGGTATTCTGCCGGTAAATTTTTGACAATAAATATGATATTGGCAATTGTTGTATTTGCAGTTTTCATGTTGGTTTCCGATACAACAATTTTATTGATTGCTTTATTTCTGATAGGCTTAAGTTGTGCAAATGTTTTTCCTATCATATTCTCACAAGCTATCCAATCGGAACCGGATAAAGCAAATGAGATATCCGCTTTGATGATAATGGGTGTGGCAGGAGGTGCAATCTTACCGGTTATTATGGGATTGGTTGCAGATAACAGTAGCCAGTTAGTCAGTCTGCTGATTCCTTTCGGTGCCTTAATTTACATCCTGATCGTATCTATACAACAGAATAAAACACATAAAAATATTCAAATATGA